From a single Hypanus sabinus isolate sHypSab1 chromosome 7, sHypSab1.hap1, whole genome shotgun sequence genomic region:
- the tmem258 gene encoding transmembrane protein 258 → MELEAMTRYTSPVNPAVFPHLTVVLLAIGMFFTAWFFVYEVTSTKYTRDIYKELLISLVASLFMGFGVLFLLLWVGIYV, encoded by the exons ATG GAGCTGGAGGCTATGACCAGATACACCAGCCCGGTCAATCCTGCTGTCTTCCCACATTTGACAGTGGTCCTTCTTGCAATTGGAATGTTCTTCACCGCATGGTTTTTTGT ATATGAAGTAACTTCCACCAAATACACCAGGGATATCTACAAAGAGCTGCTGATTTCTCTAGTAGCTTCTCTTTTTATGGGGTTTGGAGTACTTTTCCTCCTCCTCTGGGTCGGGATCTATGTATGA